One Helianthus annuus cultivar XRQ/B chromosome 12, HanXRQr2.0-SUNRISE, whole genome shotgun sequence genomic region harbors:
- the LOC110893990 gene encoding zinc finger protein CONSTANS-LIKE 5, which translates to MKCFPTGWNVPAKVCESCKTAVALLFCRKDTVFLCLACDVKLHSHTRHERVWMCEVCEQAPASVTCKADAAALCVTCDRDIHSANPLSRRHDRVPVVPFYDCAEFVKSSVPCTFLEPSTGTGTDDLQSSLTNDDVNWGIPAETINFDVKYPDTSPEEMKSIDLLFPEPDHLLDFDFPVPTDVKGLQNHFNNSVNDSVVPFQLSPPGSKFLPPEIVENRNKCYEIDFTRSNINSYNKNGYVSQSLNHSVSSSSIEAGIVPDGKSVSEISHPFVLQMNDGGEMNGIATTGAQQPTQLSGIDREARVMRYREKRKNRKFEKTIRYASRKAYAETRPRIKGRFAKRTDSAESDVDRWLFTAASGITSKSGYGVEVEYGVVPSYCREV; encoded by the exons ATGAAGTGTTTTCCAACAGGGTGGAACGTTCCTGCAAAGGTTTGTGAATCATGCAAAACAGCCGTTGCGTTGCTGTTCTGCCGGAAGGATACGGTGTTCCTCTGTCTCGCGTGTGACGTGAAGTTACACAGCCACACGCGTCATGAGCGCGTGTGGATGTGTGAAGTATGTGAGCAGGCTCCGGCGTCTGTCACATGTAAGGCAGACGCCGCAGCCTTATGCGTCACATGTGACCGAGATATACATTCGGCGAATCCGCTTTCTCGCCGGCACGACCGGGTCCCGGTCGTCCCGTTCTACGATTGCGCGGAGTTTGTTAAATCCTCGGTTCCTTGTACTTTTCTTGAACCGAGTACTGGTACTGGTACCGATGATTTGCAAAGCTCTTTAACAAATGATGATGTTAATTGGGGAATTCCCGCGGAAACGATTAATTTCGATGTGAAATATCCCGATACATCGCCCGAAGAGATGAAATCGATAGATTTGTTGTTTCCGGAACCGGATCATCTTCTGGATTTCGATTTTCCGGTTCCGACAGACGTTAAGGGGCTGCAAAATCACTTCAATAATTCCGTTAACGATAGTGTAGTTCCGTTTCAGTTATCGCCGCCCGGGAGCAAGTTTTTACCGCCGGAAATTGTCGAAAATCGCAATAAGTGTTACGAGATCGATTTCACTAGATCTAATATCAATTCGTACAACAAAAATGGTTATGTATCGCAATCGCTCAATCACAGT GTATCGTCGTCTTCAATCGAAGCGGGAATCGTACCGGACGgtaaatccgtatccgaaatatcgCATCCATTCGTGCTACAAATGAACGACGGAGGCGAAATGAACGGAATCGCAACAACCGGAGCTCAACAACCTACACAATTATCCGGTATAGACCGAGAAGCTAGGGTTATGAGGTACCGAGAGAAGCGAAAGAACCGAAAGTTCGAGAAAACTATTCGATACGCCTCACGAAAGGCGTACGCCGAAACACGGCCACGGATCAAAGGCCGGTTTGCGAAACGGACGGATTCCGCCGAGTCGGATGTGGACCGGTGGTTGTTCACGGCGGCGTCGGGTATTACCTCCAAAAGTGGTTATGGTGTGGAGGTGGAATACGGTGTCGTTCCGTCGTATTGCCGGGAGGTTTGA